In Rhodospirillum rubrum ATCC 11170, a genomic segment contains:
- a CDS encoding lytic transglycosylase domain-containing protein → MRLLSIVLVCLIILPLAARAAPLSVSDEATYAGAFRAADLGQWPQAMALARSASDQTLRDVVLWRQLRAAGRDNAGLEDRMAFVLGHPDWPLLSTIQRLAEDDMLSLPRAPSQVIGFLERRKPVSPGGEIALARAYLASGARDKAARLIRSAWVAGDFTASQEKDLLGTYGDLLRTDDHWARADRVMWDNRIDAARRMVPRLDKARAAVITARVTLAEGKIDPNAAVNAVPKALQNDPGLVFERARWRRLAGLDDAAIELMLHRPSAEGRADRWWQERAVLLREALDRGLITKAYRLAATHENDRGAAFAEGEWLAGWIALRFLHDAPQAFKHFKTLYEGVSTPISLSRGAYWAGRAAEAMKRPDEARQWYQKASAFPATFYGQLAAERTGAPLSKLLPKADAAASDAERKALANDRLVVIASQLAQIGRIDELLSFTLALNTKHKGDGARAMIAGIALKAGYPGVGVFVSRRAAQDGTYLVEAGYPLPKALAPSISEHARRQGVDPAALLGLIRQESNFDRAARSAVGALGLMQLMPGTARTVSGQEGLAFDQALLTRDPLYNVRLGARYFGDLLKRFDGSVVLAAAAYNAGPGRPTEWIARNGDPRAMDLADAIDWIEMIPYRETRNYVQRVIEGMLVYQVRLGQTLPAKAPAQALGIAGRS, encoded by the coding sequence CCCCAGGCGATGGCCCTGGCGCGCAGCGCGTCGGATCAGACGCTGCGCGATGTCGTGCTCTGGCGCCAATTGCGCGCCGCCGGCCGCGACAACGCCGGCCTTGAGGACCGCATGGCTTTCGTCCTCGGCCATCCCGACTGGCCCTTGCTGTCAACCATCCAGCGCCTAGCCGAAGACGACATGCTGTCGCTGCCGCGCGCGCCCTCGCAGGTCATCGGCTTTCTCGAACGCCGCAAGCCGGTCTCCCCCGGCGGCGAGATCGCCCTGGCCCGGGCCTATCTGGCCTCGGGCGCCCGCGACAAGGCGGCGCGGCTGATCCGCTCGGCCTGGGTCGCGGGGGATTTCACCGCCAGCCAGGAAAAGGACCTGCTCGGCACCTATGGCGACCTGCTGCGCACCGACGACCATTGGGCGCGCGCCGACAGGGTGATGTGGGACAACCGCATCGACGCGGCCCGGCGCATGGTGCCGCGGCTGGACAAGGCGCGCGCCGCGGTGATCACCGCCCGGGTGACCCTGGCCGAGGGCAAGATCGACCCCAACGCCGCGGTCAACGCCGTGCCCAAGGCCCTGCAAAATGATCCGGGTCTGGTTTTCGAACGCGCCCGCTGGCGACGGCTGGCCGGGCTTGACGACGCGGCGATCGAGTTGATGCTCCACCGGCCCTCGGCCGAGGGCCGGGCCGACCGCTGGTGGCAGGAACGCGCCGTTCTGCTGCGCGAGGCCTTGGATCGCGGCCTGATCACCAAGGCCTATCGTCTGGCCGCCACCCACGAAAACGACCGGGGCGCCGCCTTCGCCGAGGGGGAATGGTTGGCCGGCTGGATCGCCTTGCGCTTCCTTCACGACGCGCCCCAGGCCTTCAAGCACTTCAAAACCCTGTATGAAGGGGTCTCGACGCCGATCAGCCTGTCGCGCGGCGCCTATTGGGCCGGGCGGGCGGCCGAGGCGATGAAGCGGCCCGACGAGGCGCGCCAGTGGTACCAGAAGGCCAGCGCCTTTCCCGCCACCTTTTATGGTCAATTGGCCGCCGAGCGCACCGGCGCTCCGCTCTCGAAACTGTTGCCCAAGGCCGATGCGGCGGCGAGCGACGCCGAACGCAAGGCCCTAGCCAATGATCGGCTGGTCGTCATCGCCAGCCAACTGGCCCAAATCGGCCGAATCGATGAATTGCTGTCTTTCACCCTGGCTTTGAACACCAAGCACAAGGGGGACGGCGCCCGGGCGATGATCGCCGGCATCGCCCTGAAGGCCGGCTATCCCGGCGTCGGCGTCTTCGTGTCGCGCCGCGCCGCCCAGGATGGCACCTATCTGGTCGAGGCCGGCTATCCGCTGCCCAAGGCCCTAGCCCCTTCGATCAGCGAGCACGCCCGCCGCCAGGGCGTCGATCCGGCGGCGCTTCTCGGGCTGATCCGCCAGGAAAGCAATTTCGACCGCGCGGCGCGCTCGGCGGTGGGCGCCTTGGGGCTGATGCAGCTTATGCCGGGCACGGCGCGCACGGTTTCAGGCCAGGAGGGGCTGGCCTTCGATCAGGCGCTGCTGACCCGCGATCCCCTCTACAACGTGCGGCTGGGAGCGCGCTATTTCGGCGATCTGCTCAAGCGCTTTGATGGATCGGTGGTGCTGGCGGCGGCGGCCTATAACGCCGGCCCGGGGCGGCCGACCGAATGGATCGCCCGCAATGGCGATCCGCGCGCCATGGATCTGGCCGACGCCATCGACTGGATCGAGATGATCCCCTATCGCGAAACCCGCAATTACGTTCAGCGGGTGATCGAAGGCATGCTGGTTTATCAGGTGCGCCTTGGTCAGACCCTGCCGGCCAAGGCGCCGGCTCAGGCCCTGGGCATCGCCGGGCGCTCGTAA
- a CDS encoding bactofilin family protein — MFSKASSKRSTAEVGKPEGTPDRGVPSIISADLTITGDLVSGGEIQIDGRVEGDIRCTSLIIGISGSVTGEIVAERLRMHGSVNGQINAKSVFLASTARMTGDISHESLAIEPGAFMEGHCRRLAAPAELQQIANPPAGDSQKRLERLGDGTLNPAAAS; from the coding sequence ATGTTTTCGAAGGCTAGCTCCAAACGGTCGACCGCCGAAGTCGGCAAGCCCGAGGGTACCCCTGATCGCGGCGTTCCCTCGATCATCAGCGCCGATCTGACCATCACCGGCGATCTTGTCAGTGGCGGGGAAATCCAGATCGATGGCCGGGTCGAGGGCGATATCCGCTGCACCTCGCTGATCATCGGCATCTCGGGATCGGTGACCGGCGAGATCGTCGCCGAGCGCTTGCGCATGCATGGCTCGGTCAACGGCCAGATCAACGCCAAATCGGTGTTCCTGGCCAGTACGGCGCGGATGACCGGCGATATCAGCCACGAGAGTCTGGCGATCGAGCCCGGCGCCTTCATGGAAGGCCACTGTCGGCGTCTGGCCGCCCCGGCCGAGCTGCAGCAGATCGCCAATCCGCCGGCCGGCGATTCCCAGAAGCGCCTGGAACGTCTGGGCGACGGCACCCTGAACCCGGCGGCGGCCTCCTGA
- a CDS encoding peptidoglycan DD-metalloendopeptidase family protein encodes MSEFDPQDLHLSQVRRLLRRHFPDRHLMVRSDGAMRQFTVTGLHQIGLLVVALGFFGWVTYATVALVWMDDILSAKNERIDDARDAYKALLAEVGVYKEKVVEVTHSLQGNHAEFNRLLGTGETREVAAPTAAADGAGNGAGNGAAAGVAGGQDADFLKEQKRYDRERQTLMAQLATLQQGMEDLSKAKVLLTDFDGIELEMRKVVLQRDLALAENQDLLKKIRSMESTLLDMKDAQKRLVDRFGKMAQQRIGALEEDLSATGLDVASLLRRKGRRFQPVGGQGGPFLPVELPAVEDEPARDSLDRLNERLDRWGMLNALIFDLPLAAPLATSYRINSPFGVREDPVNGRLSRHEGLDMGAPMDTPVSATGPGKVVYAGWRGRYGRVVEIDHGMGLSTRYAHLRTIKVQLGQSVGRGDVIGALGNSGRSTGPHLHYEVRVNGNPRNPTVFLKAGKNVFEG; translated from the coding sequence ATGTCGGAGTTCGACCCCCAGGATCTGCACCTTTCCCAGGTCCGACGCCTGCTCCGCCGCCATTTCCCCGATCGCCACCTCATGGTCCGCTCCGATGGGGCGATGCGGCAGTTCACCGTCACCGGCCTCCATCAGATCGGCTTGCTCGTCGTGGCCCTGGGTTTCTTCGGCTGGGTCACCTATGCCACCGTCGCCCTGGTGTGGATGGACGATATCCTGTCGGCCAAGAACGAACGCATCGACGATGCCCGCGACGCCTATAAGGCGCTGCTGGCCGAAGTGGGGGTTTATAAGGAAAAGGTCGTCGAGGTCACCCACTCGCTGCAAGGCAATCACGCCGAATTCAATCGCCTGCTCGGCACCGGCGAGACCAGGGAGGTCGCCGCGCCGACGGCGGCGGCGGACGGGGCGGGGAACGGGGCGGGGAACGGGGCGGCCGCGGGGGTCGCCGGCGGCCAGGACGCCGATTTCCTCAAGGAGCAGAAGCGGTACGACCGCGAACGGCAAACGCTCATGGCCCAGCTCGCCACCCTTCAGCAAGGGATGGAGGATCTGTCGAAGGCCAAGGTGCTGCTGACCGATTTCGATGGCATCGAGCTCGAGATGCGCAAGGTGGTGCTCCAGCGCGATCTGGCTTTGGCCGAGAACCAGGATCTGCTCAAAAAGATCCGCTCGATGGAAAGCACGCTTCTCGACATGAAGGACGCCCAGAAGCGTCTGGTCGATCGCTTTGGCAAGATGGCCCAGCAACGCATCGGCGCCCTGGAAGAGGATCTGTCGGCCACCGGCCTCGATGTCGCCTCGCTGCTCCGGCGCAAGGGCAGGCGCTTTCAGCCGGTCGGCGGTCAGGGCGGACCCTTCCTGCCCGTCGAACTGCCCGCTGTCGAGGATGAACCGGCGCGTGACAGCCTTGATCGGCTGAACGAGCGCCTCGACCGCTGGGGCATGCTCAACGCCCTGATCTTCGATCTGCCCCTTGCCGCGCCTTTGGCCACCAGCTATCGGATCAATTCCCCCTTTGGCGTGCGCGAAGATCCGGTCAATGGCCGGCTGTCGCGCCACGAGGGTCTGGATATGGGCGCGCCGATGGATACGCCGGTGTCGGCGACCGGACCGGGGAAGGTGGTTTACGCCGGCTGGCGGGGCCGCTATGGTCGAGTGGTTGAAATAGACCACGGTATGGGGCTATCTACCCGCTATGCCCATCTGCGTACGATCAAAGTGCAGCTTGGGCAATCGGTGGGGCGGGGAGACGTGATTGGCGCCTTGGGCAATAGCGGCCGCAGCACCGGTCCGCATCTGCATTACGAGGTGCGTGTCAACGGCAATCCAAGAAACCCGACGGTTTTCTTGAAAGCGGGGAAAAATGTTTTCGAAGGCTAG
- a CDS encoding phosphatidylglycerophosphatase A family protein, with amino-acid sequence MPLDAPPLLPSADSDSTVSILQAKGDAPPAAATAAVGWPLLALTTWFGSGLIPLAPGTMGSIAALPFAWAIAWTWGPWALAPAAALVFVIGTLAAEAHVRRSGEKDPQRIVIDEVAGQWLTLAVAPLDPLAYGVGLVLFRICDITKPWPACWADRSVPGGFGIMLDDGFAAVYSTCMMALYVHYFM; translated from the coding sequence ATGCCCCTTGACGCCCCCCCCCTTCTGCCGAGCGCCGACTCGGACTCCACCGTTTCCATCCTTCAGGCCAAGGGCGACGCGCCACCGGCCGCCGCCACCGCCGCCGTCGGTTGGCCCCTTTTGGCGCTGACCACCTGGTTCGGCTCGGGGTTGATCCCCCTGGCCCCGGGCACGATGGGCAGCATCGCCGCCCTGCCCTTCGCCTGGGCGATCGCCTGGACCTGGGGTCCCTGGGCCCTGGCCCCGGCCGCCGCCCTCGTCTTCGTCATCGGCACCCTGGCCGCCGAGGCCCATGTCCGCCGGTCGGGCGAAAAGGATCCCCAGCGCATCGTCATCGACGAGGTGGCCGGGCAATGGTTGACCCTGGCCGTCGCCCCCCTCGATCCGCTCGCTTACGGGGTTGGCTTGGTGCTGTTCCGAATTTGCGATATCACCAAGCCCTGGCCGGCCTGCTGGGCCGACCGCAGCGTTCCCGGCGGCTTTGGCATCATGCTTGATGATGGGTTCGCCGCCGTCTATTCCACTTGTATGATGGCGCTTTACGTCCATTATTTTATGTGA
- a CDS encoding CinA family protein, with translation MTAPFPKDLVLHAEQVLAALRAKGFMLAAAESCTGGLITAALTTVAGSSAGVDRGFVTYSNEAKTQMLGVPEDMLAAHGAVSAEVAQAMAEGALNNSQAAIAISVTGIAGPEGGSPDKPVGLVFMACALADGPVVVRRHIFAGNRNDIRHATVNGAFDMILRTLEDEAAQSAPGSAYDPEPGKSRKIEDDEASEPASPAPEKP, from the coding sequence ATGACCGCCCCCTTCCCCAAGGATCTGGTTTTGCATGCCGAACAGGTCCTCGCGGCGCTGCGTGCCAAGGGCTTCATGCTGGCGGCCGCGGAATCGTGCACCGGCGGCCTGATCACCGCGGCCCTGACCACCGTCGCCGGCTCCAGCGCCGGCGTCGATCGCGGCTTCGTGACCTATTCCAACGAGGCCAAGACCCAGATGCTGGGCGTTCCCGAGGACATGCTGGCCGCCCATGGCGCCGTCAGCGCCGAGGTCGCCCAGGCGATGGCCGAAGGGGCTTTGAATAATTCCCAGGCGGCGATCGCCATTTCGGTCACCGGCATCGCCGGACCCGAGGGCGGCTCGCCCGACAAGCCGGTCGGGCTGGTCTTCATGGCCTGCGCCCTGGCCGACGGGCCGGTGGTGGTGCGCCGCCACATCTTCGCCGGCAACCGCAACGATATCCGCCACGCCACGGTTAATGGCGCCTTCGACATGATCTTGCGCACCCTGGAAGACGAGGCCGCCCAATCCGCGCCCGGCTCCGCCTATGATCCCGAGCCCGGCAAAAGCCGCAAAATCGAAGACGACGAGGCGTCCGAGCCCGCGTCCCCGGCCCCCGAAAAGCCCTGA